GATTTTTCTGCCCGACAGCATCGCAAGCGTCAAATCGGGATTTTCTTCCATGCTTTCGATCATGTGCGGATTGATCCAATACTTTTTTCCGTTTAAACGCATCACTTCGATCATCGTTATATAATGCTCCGATTGCTTCGAGCCGTCAAGTATTTCAACGAATCGGCAGACTGCCCCTTCGTCGAATAAAAAAATCGCGTCATTTCATTATCGGCTAAGCCGATATACTTGTTTACGGATAATTTTCCGTTTTTTGAGCATAAAAAACTGTTATTACCGCGTGAGGTCACGCGTTTCCGTTGCGCGTTTTTCCGTTTTATATTAAATTATTAAAAGGTCGAATGCCGAGTTTTGAAAGCATTTCTAAATAAAACTGTGCTTTCGGCGAGAACTTCGTTCGCTGCGCTCACTACCGAGTTTGCTCTGCAAACTCGCCGTGTATGCCGCAGTCGAACTTGAAAGGAAAGCTTATGGGCGCCCGTATTTTTATTATAGAAGATGTTTCCGAAATTGCCAATCTCATCGCGATGTATCTGTCAAAAGCGGGCATGGACGCATTATCGTTCGGTACGGCGGAAGATGCGCTCGAAAAACTGAAATCGGACACGGCGCCCGACCTCGTCATCCTCGATTTGAATCTTCCCGGCATGAGCGGTTTCGAATTCCTCAAAAAATTCCGCGCCGAATACAAAACGACGATACCCGTCGTCATCGTCTCCGCGCGCGACGCCGACGAAGACATCATAAAAACGCTCGGCTTCGGAGCGGACGAATTCGTCACAAAGCCTTTTTCTCCGCGCGTTCTCGTCGCGCGCGTTCAGGCAAACCTCAGGAGACAGGCGGCAACAGAAGCCGCTGCAGAAGAGACGATTTCGTTCGGGCCGTATACGCTCCTTTTAAACAGCTGCGTACTCAAAGAAGGCGCTCAAAAAATCGCCCTGTCGGCAAAAGAGTACGCCGTTCTCGAATACCTCGTCAAACATGCGGGGGAAACGCTTTCGCCTGAAAAAATCTACGCGGACGTGTGGAAAGCGCAGTACGGCGACATAACCGCCGTCGCAGTGTACATCCAGCGGCTTCGCAAAAAAATCGAAAAGGATCCGTCGAATCCGGAATTTATTAAAACGGTGTTCGGACTCGGCTATTGCTTTTCGAAAGAATCGATCGCCTTCAGGCAGGGAGCGAAAAAAGACGCATGACGATCAGGCGCCAATTCCATATCCTTCTCGCGGCGATCATCGTCATTCCGATATGCTGCGCGCTTTTTATTCCGTCGTATCACTATTTTACGTCTCCGGTACGCGCGCTCATCCACGATTACAAAGAGCTGCGCAAAAGCGATACGTTCAAACTTTCGGTACGCGAATGGAGTAAGCTCCACGATTATATCCGCCGCCTGCCGCCCGACATGGAAGTCGCCGTTTTTTCGCTTTCAGGATCGGCCGATATTTTGATCTCATCGATCGCCGAACTCAAAGCGGGCACATCTCTCTCTCCGCTCGCGCTGTGGGGCTTCGCCTCTTCGACGAGCGATACGTATTTTTATCAATTTACGAGTTTTCGTTTTTCCGGGCGAAACGATACGATCGTCATTTTAACCCGCGTCGATAAATTCAACAAACGCGACAGGCACGGCATGGATTACGTCAATTATCTGGTCGGTATTTTGCTGTGCTTTGCAGTCCTCGTACTCATCATCATCGCAAAAATTTCGGGCGACATATTTACGTCGATCACGATTCTCGAACAGCGCACACAAAAGATCGCAGACGGAGATTTAAGCGTTCCGATCACCGACGACGCGAAACAGTCGAAAGCGAAGAGCAACGAAATCATTTCGCTGACCGAAAATCTTGAAAAGATGCGAAGCGCCCTCCTCGACGCGCACGAGCGGCGCACGCGATTTATCATGGGAATCAGCCACGACCTCCGCACGCCCGTCGCCGTCATCAAAGGTTACACCGAAGCGATTTCGGACGACGTCATCACCGATAAAAACGAAATAAAAAAATCGCTTGAAATAATCGCAACGAAGACGAACCGGCTCGAAAGCATGATCGATACGCTCATCAATTTTGTAAAACTCGACAGTGCGGATTGGCGGCAAAAGCTCGTTCCCGAAAGCGTCTTTACAGTCGTTTCCGAATTTGTAAAAAGCGCCGAAATGACCGGAGCGGTTTTCAAACGTAAAATAAAGTCGGCGATCGCCCTCTCTCCCGAATGCAAAGTGCCGATGGACAGGCAGCTTTTTTCCCGCGCGCTCGAAAATCTTTTGAGCAATGCGATACGCTATTCGAAAGAAGGAGATACAATCGCAATTTCAGCGACGGAGACGGATGACGCATGTATCGTGAGTGTCAGCGACACGGGAATCGGTATAGCGAAAAAAGACCTCGATCACATATTCGATATGTTTTACCGCGCAACCGATTCGCGCAGGGAAGAAGGCATGGGGATCGGGCTTTCCGTCGTAAAGAGCATCGTCGACACGCACGGCTGGACGATCGGCGTCGCATCGGAAGCGGGCAAAGGTTCGACGTTTACGATAACGATTCCGAAAAAAGCGGAGAGGGGCACTCACTGTTTTTCGTAGAGAGCGTCGACTTTGCAGCTCATCAGCAAGCCGGACTCATTCGCCGCTTTCGCTCGCGGCGGGAATGCTGCGCGAGGATGCAATCCGACGTAAGCGGATAGATGAGCGATACGCACGTGTCGTCGTATTTGTCGCCTTTATACACCGATTTGATTTCAAAGCGCAGCGTTACCGGACACGAAAGCTCTTGGGAGAGGACGATTTCCTGCAGATCGGGCGTGTTTTCGAGTTCTCCTTATTTTGCAAATTAGAGCAAAGTCTTTTAAATAAATATCCCCGAAAATAAATTCCTGTGATATAATAAAAAAGTCCCACAAGATGCGGGACTGTAGTCAAATGACTTCGGCATTTAGCCTTATTGTGATTTGATTTCTGCGTTCAGTATAACATTGCCTGCGATTTTTTGCAAGCACAATTTTTTTATTATTGAGGATTTTACAAATTTTATGAAAACACTTGGACTTGACATAGGAACAAATTCGATTGGCTGGGGAATTGTTGACGAAGCAGCAGGCAAAATTGAAGACTGCGGAGTTTACATTTTTCCTGAAGGCGTAAAAAAAGAAAAAGGAAACGAAAGCTCCAAAGCGGCGGAGAGGACGAGTTTTCGTCTTGCAAGAAGATTAAAATTCAGAAGAAAACTTAGAAAATACGAGACATTAAAAGTCCTCATCAAAAATAAAATGTGTCCGCTAACTATCGAAGAACTTGAAAAATGGCGAAGACAAAAAATATATCCGACTTCAAAAGATTTTTTAAACTGGTATAGAACGGACGAACTAAAAAACTGGGAGCCATATTTTCTCAGAAAAAAATGCGTGGAGCAAAAAGCGGAACCGTATGAAATCGGGCGTTCATTGTATCACATTGCTCAACGGCGTGGATTTTTAAGCAACAGAAAAGAGACTACAAAAGCGTCGGAAGGAGAAGTCTCAAAAAGCATAGACGAACTTTCCTCACTTATGGGTGACAAGACGCTCGGTCAATATTTTTACGAATTAAAGCAATCCGGTGAAAAAGTGCGAGGAAAATACACATCTAGAAAAGAGCACTACGAGAAAGAATTCAATAAAATCTGTGAAGTTCAAGGTTTTTCATCGGAATTAAAAAGCGATTTATACAGGGCAATTTTCTTCCAGAGAAAACTGAAATCTCAAAAATTTCTTGTGGGAAAATGCACATTCGAGCCGAACAAGAGCCGCTCTCCAATCTCTCATTTTGAGTTTGAAGAATTCAGAATGCTCTCGTTCATCAATTCAATAAAACTCGCAAAAAATTCAAGGGAAGATGAAAACAGCGATTTTGAATTCCTTACAGACGAAGAAAAAGAAATGATAAAACCGCTTTTCTTCAGAATTTCAAAACCGACGTTTCAGTTCGCTGACATCGAAAAGAAATTAAAAGGCAAAAACGAATTCTGGAAGTTTAACTACAGAAAAGAGACTAACGTTTCTGGCTGTCCTGTTTGCGCAGGATTAAAAAATATTTTTGGCGACGATTCTTCCGATG
This Treponema socranskii subsp. buccale DNA region includes the following protein-coding sequences:
- a CDS encoding sensor histidine kinase — protein: MTIRRQFHILLAAIIVIPICCALFIPSYHYFTSPVRALIHDYKELRKSDTFKLSVREWSKLHDYIRRLPPDMEVAVFSLSGSADILISSIAELKAGTSLSPLALWGFASSTSDTYFYQFTSFRFSGRNDTIVILTRVDKFNKRDRHGMDYVNYLVGILLCFAVLVLIIIAKISGDIFTSITILEQRTQKIADGDLSVPITDDAKQSKAKSNEIISLTENLEKMRSALLDAHERRTRFIMGISHDLRTPVAVIKGYTEAISDDVITDKNEIKKSLEIIATKTNRLESMIDTLINFVKLDSADWRQKLVPESVFTVVSEFVKSAEMTGAVFKRKIKSAIALSPECKVPMDRQLFSRALENLLSNAIRYSKEGDTIAISATETDDACIVSVSDTGIGIAKKDLDHIFDMFYRATDSRREEGMGIGLSVVKSIVDTHGWTIGVASEAGKGSTFTITIPKKAERGTHCFS
- a CDS encoding flagellar FlbD family protein, producing MIEVMRLNGKKYWINPHMIESMEENPDLTLAMLSGRKIVVKDKPEDIIEKIIAYRKKIGINTQEV
- a CDS encoding response regulator transcription factor, yielding MPQSNLKGKLMGARIFIIEDVSEIANLIAMYLSKAGMDALSFGTAEDALEKLKSDTAPDLVILDLNLPGMSGFEFLKKFRAEYKTTIPVVIVSARDADEDIIKTLGFGADEFVTKPFSPRVLVARVQANLRRQAATEAAAEETISFGPYTLLLNSCVLKEGAQKIALSAKEYAVLEYLVKHAGETLSPEKIYADVWKAQYGDITAVAVYIQRLRKKIEKDPSNPEFIKTVFGLGYCFSKESIAFRQGAKKDA